The following DNA comes from Thermostichus vulcanus str. 'Rupite'.
GTTGGGACTTGGGCCGATGTGTTGAACCGGGCCAACCTGGGTATGGAGGTGATGCATGAGCGCAATGCTCACAACTTCCCCTTGGATTTGGCGGCTGTGGAGACGGCTCCTGCCATCCGTGGTTGATTGAGTGAATTGAGAGTGGGTTGCTAGCTGGTTCTAGTGACTAACTCATGATTCGGATCCCCTGGCCTAAGCTAGGGGGTCTTTTTTGTTAGGGTTGTTAGGGTTTGTAGGCTAGGGGACAGAGACTTGTTCTATTCCTGCCTTAATCACTCTTATGATCCCTTCTGGGACGCGATGTAAGACCAGAGAGAGGAAAAGCAAGTCTACTCTCTCCGAGGCTGTCGCGGTTGATTCAGAGAAGCCCACCCTCTGTCGCGCAGCGGTGCGCAGCACTTTTGCATCTTTTGCATAGCAATGAGCGTCGGGTACTTCACCTGCGGATGAGGGCGAAATCTGCCGCTGAGAGCACTAGCGGCCTAGATGATGGAGATGAGCCGTTCTGGACCCAGTTCCCAAAATAGATAATCCCGAGCGGCACGGGCTGCTTCGCTGGCTAATCCCTGTCCCCAATAGTTGTAGGCCAAGGCCCAACCGATCTCCAGTTCTTCTTGCCCCTCCACCTCCTGAAAGCTGGGGCCACCTCGTCCGATCAAATGCCCTGTTTCTTTGTGAACAAAAGCCCATAAACTCAGCCCACGCTCCTGTTGAGCTGTGGTGATGCGCTAGAGAAAACAGAGCGTCTCTTCGCGGGAACGGGGTAGTCCGGTAGTGCTGATGAACCGGGTGACGCGCGGGTCGGCGTAGAGGCAGGCCAAATCCTCTAAATCATCCCAACTGAGGGGGCGCAACCTCAGGCGCGGCGTTTCCAGAAGCAGCATGTCAGGGATCCCAAACAAGCCCCAATCCTAAGCCTGAAGGGCGTACTCCCACCAGGCGGGATCCCGATGGCAACCCAACCTCACGCAAGGGCGTAGATTGGAGGTCTTTGCTCAAGAAGTCCATCAAGTTGAGCAGAAGGCCAAGCTTGGGCAAATTTTGTATCAGAAACAACAAAATGCCGGTGTCGGCCTTTCTAGGATGAGTGAGCGTTTCTGACCGTGCTTGGGTCAAAACGTGGGGATCGATCGCTGGGATCCCGTACAGGCTTACCTGAACCCACCGCAGTTCACCCCAGTCCTAACCGCAAACCCAATAAGGAGAGAGTAATGGCATCCACGCCCCAAGAAGTGCTTCAGATGATCCAGGACAACAATGTCCAAATGGTGGATCTCAAGTTTGTGGATATCTTCGGCACCTGGCAGCACGTCTCCTTCCACACCTCGATGATCAAAGAGGAAACCTTTACCGAAGGGTTAGCCTTCGACGGATCCAGTATTCGGGGCTGGAAAGCGATCAATGAGTCCGACATGTTCATGGTGCCGGATCCGAAAACCGCCTGGATTGATCCCTTCCTGGAAGTCCCCACCCTCAGCCTTACCTGTAGCATCGTCGAGCCCCGTACGGGCCAGCTCTATTCCCGTTGTCCCCGCAGTTTGGCCACCCGCGCTGTCGCCTATTTGCAATCCACCGGTATTGCCGATACCGCCTACTTTGGGCCGGAAGCCGAATTTTTCATCTTTGAAGATGTTCGCTTTGATCAAACCCAAAATGCTGGGTACTACTTCGTCGATTCCATCGAGGGCCGTTGGAACTCAGGTCGTGAAGAAGTAGGGGGCAACTTGGGCTATAAGCCTCGCTACAAAGAGGGTTATTTCCCTGTTCCTCCCACCGACTCTCACCAAGACATCCGCACCGAGATGTTGTTGACCATGGCCAAATTGGGGGTGCCGATTGAGAAGCATCACCACGAAGTGGCTACTGGCGGACAAGGGGAGTTGGGCTACCGCTTCGCCGATTTGATCTCGGCTGCCGACTACATGCTGATTTATAAGTATGTGATTCGCAATGTAGCGCGCAAGCACGGCAAAACTGTCACCTTCATGCCCAAGCCTCTGTTTAACGACAACGGCACGGGCATGCACACCCACCAGTCCCTTTGGAAAGATGGCCAGCCCTTGTTCTATGCAGAAGGCACCTATGCCAATCTGAGCGAAACCGCCCTCTACTACATCGGTGGTCTTC
Coding sequences within:
- the glnA gene encoding type I glutamate--ammonia ligase, producing MASTPQEVLQMIQDNNVQMVDLKFVDIFGTWQHVSFHTSMIKEETFTEGLAFDGSSIRGWKAINESDMFMVPDPKTAWIDPFLEVPTLSLTCSIVEPRTGQLYSRCPRSLATRAVAYLQSTGIADTAYFGPEAEFFIFEDVRFDQTQNAGYYFVDSIEGRWNSGREEVGGNLGYKPRYKEGYFPVPPTDSHQDIRTEMLLTMAKLGVPIEKHHHEVATGGQGELGYRFADLISAADYMLIYKYVIRNVARKHGKTVTFMPKPLFNDNGTGMHTHQSLWKDGQPLFYAEGTYANLSETALYYIGGLLKHAPAILAFTNPTTNSYKRLVPGFEAPVNLAYSQGNRSASIRIPVTGTSPKAKRLEFRCPDATCNPYIAFSAMLMAGLDGIKNKIHPGEPLDKDIYDLEPEELAKIPSTPGSLLDALENLQKDHAFLLEGGVFTEDLIETYIEYKIDNEINPINLRPHPYEFALYYDA